A section of the Bacillus pumilus genome encodes:
- a CDS encoding peroxiredoxin family protein translates to MSSFKLGDKMPNFSLPTIQGEHIDFHKHLEEHQSWHLIVFFRGSWCPVCVEELKELEQQQSYFQDKDIHLMAISTDHSDDLKEFADKEGLSFPIMSDKDLTSLKAYEVHYHGEDAPYEDHGVHGEPAYFLLNEKGQVLYQQRQTSPFGRPHANELRKIIQYIRKNLKGQYKSVK, encoded by the coding sequence ATGAGTTCATTCAAATTAGGAGATAAAATGCCCAATTTTTCACTTCCAACCATTCAGGGCGAACATATTGATTTTCACAAACATCTAGAGGAGCATCAAAGCTGGCACCTCATTGTCTTCTTTAGAGGCTCATGGTGCCCAGTATGTGTAGAAGAATTAAAAGAGCTCGAACAGCAGCAATCATACTTTCAAGACAAGGATATCCACTTAATGGCGATTTCAACAGATCATTCTGATGACTTGAAGGAATTTGCCGATAAAGAAGGACTATCCTTCCCCATCATGTCTGACAAGGATCTCACTTCATTAAAAGCATACGAAGTCCACTATCATGGGGAAGATGCTCCTTATGAAGATCACGGGGTGCACGGAGAACCTGCCTATTTCTTACTAAACGAAAAGGGCCAAGTCCTCTATCAGCAAAGGCAAACAAGTCCGTTTGGCAGACCGCATGCCAACGAATTGCGCAAAATCATTCAGTACATCCGCAAAAACTTAAAAGGTCAATATAAAAGCGTGAAATAA
- the yycF gene encoding response regulator YycF, translated as MEKKILVVDDEKPIADILEFNLRKEGYEVHCAYDGNEALEMVEEIKPDIILLDIMLPNKDGVEVCREVRKKYDMPIIMLTAKDSEIDKVIGLELGADDYVTKPFSTRELLARVKANLRRQIATPQTEEESESNDIEIGSLVIYPDAYVVSKREETIELTHREFELLHYLAKHIGQVMTREHLLQTVWGYDYFGDVRTVDVTVRRLREKIEDNPSHPSWIVTRRGVGYYLRNPEQD; from the coding sequence ATGGAAAAAAAGATTCTTGTCGTAGATGATGAAAAGCCGATTGCTGATATATTGGAGTTTAACTTAAGAAAAGAGGGCTATGAGGTTCATTGTGCATATGACGGCAATGAAGCCCTTGAAATGGTAGAAGAAATCAAACCAGACATTATTTTGCTAGACATCATGCTACCGAATAAAGATGGCGTTGAAGTATGCCGTGAAGTGAGAAAGAAATATGACATGCCGATTATCATGCTGACAGCAAAAGACTCTGAAATTGATAAAGTCATCGGTCTTGAGCTTGGCGCAGATGATTATGTGACGAAGCCATTTAGCACGCGCGAGCTGCTTGCCCGTGTGAAGGCGAATTTAAGAAGACAAATTGCTACGCCGCAGACAGAGGAAGAATCTGAATCAAATGATATTGAAATTGGATCACTTGTCATTTATCCAGATGCGTATGTGGTGTCTAAGCGCGAGGAAACGATTGAATTGACGCACCGTGAGTTCGAATTGCTTCATTACTTAGCGAAACATATCGGACAAGTGATGACACGTGAGCACTTGCTGCAAACCGTATGGGGCTACGATTACTTCGGAGATGTCCGTACAGTAGACGTCACCGTCCGCCGTCTTCGTGAGAAAATTGAAGACAATCCTAGTCACCCGAGCTGGATCGTGACAAGGCGAGGCGTCGGCTACTATTTAAGAAACCCAGAGCAGGACTAA
- the walK gene encoding cell wall metabolism sensor histidine kinase WalK — MSKVGFFRSIHFKLTLIYVLLIIVAMQIIGVYFVKQLEQSLINSYDNSLNQRIYSLSYYLEQDSSKSKAELKEDAQKILNDFNNKDESNEISEVSYIDESREVIASVNNGSQEIAGKKITDQIISRIFAVGKDYEKKFYDPESNKRVRISATAVKNENQETVGVIYVVSSMESVFNQMRTINTILATGTLIALGTTALLGIFIFRTITHPISDMRKQAIELAKGNFSRKVRKYGHDEIGQLATTFNHLTRELEEAQLMTEGERKKLSSVIAYMTDGVIATNQNGAIILLNSPALELLNVSRETALEMPITSLLGLEDTHTFEDLVENQDSMLLEIEREDQLSVLRVNFSVIQKEHGKIDGLIAVIYDVTEQEKIDAERREFVANVSHELRTPLTTMRSYLEALAEGAIGDKELAPRFLSVTQNETERMIRLVNDLLQLSKFDSKDYQFNREWTNFIRFISLVIDRFEMTKEQHVEFIRNLPQREIYVEIDQDKITQVLDNIISNAMKYSPEGGHITFTVDLDEEKSLVLFSVKDEGIGIPKKDMDKIFERFYRVDKARTRKLGGTGLGLAIAKEMVQAHGGDIWADSIEGKGTTVTFTLPYNEEQEDDWDEA, encoded by the coding sequence ATGAGTAAAGTAGGTTTTTTTCGCTCGATTCACTTTAAATTGACCTTAATTTACGTGCTGCTGATCATCGTCGCCATGCAGATCATTGGCGTGTACTTTGTGAAGCAGCTAGAGCAGTCCTTAATTAATTCATATGATAATTCCTTGAATCAGCGAATCTACTCGTTATCGTATTACCTAGAACAAGATTCATCGAAAAGTAAGGCAGAATTAAAAGAGGATGCTCAAAAGATATTAAACGACTTTAATAACAAAGATGAGTCTAATGAAATTTCTGAAGTCAGCTATATTGACGAAAGCAGAGAGGTGATTGCCTCTGTGAATAACGGCAGTCAGGAGATTGCCGGCAAGAAAATCACAGATCAGATCATTAGCCGAATTTTCGCAGTAGGCAAAGACTATGAAAAGAAATTCTATGACCCAGAATCCAATAAACGGGTGCGTATTTCTGCGACAGCCGTGAAAAATGAAAACCAAGAAACTGTCGGTGTGATTTATGTTGTGTCTTCGATGGAGAGCGTGTTTAACCAAATGCGAACCATTAACACCATTTTGGCGACGGGTACACTGATCGCCCTTGGGACGACCGCACTACTTGGGATTTTCATCTTTAGAACCATCACTCATCCTATATCGGATATGAGAAAGCAAGCAATTGAGCTCGCCAAAGGGAACTTTTCCAGGAAGGTTCGAAAGTATGGACATGACGAGATTGGCCAGCTTGCGACAACCTTTAACCATCTGACGAGAGAGCTGGAGGAAGCGCAGCTCATGACAGAGGGAGAGCGGAAGAAGCTATCTTCTGTCATTGCCTATATGACAGATGGCGTCATCGCCACGAATCAAAACGGTGCGATTATTCTATTAAACAGCCCAGCATTAGAGCTGTTAAATGTTTCACGTGAAACAGCACTAGAGATGCCGATTACGTCCTTACTGGGCCTCGAGGACACGCATACCTTTGAAGATTTAGTCGAAAATCAAGATTCCATGCTGCTAGAAATAGAACGCGAAGATCAGCTGTCAGTTTTGCGTGTGAATTTCTCAGTGATTCAGAAAGAGCACGGGAAAATTGATGGATTAATTGCAGTCATTTACGACGTCACGGAGCAGGAGAAAATTGATGCAGAACGCCGCGAATTCGTTGCGAACGTATCGCATGAGCTACGCACACCGCTAACGACGATGCGAAGCTATCTTGAGGCGCTGGCTGAAGGCGCAATTGGAGATAAAGAGCTTGCACCAAGGTTCCTTAGTGTGACGCAAAATGAAACAGAACGCATGATCCGGCTTGTCAATGACTTGCTACAGCTATCTAAGTTCGACAGCAAGGATTATCAATTCAACCGTGAGTGGACGAATTTTATCAGATTTATCTCATTGGTCATCGATCGTTTTGAAATGACAAAAGAGCAGCATGTTGAGTTTATCCGCAATCTTCCGCAGCGTGAAATATATGTGGAAATCGATCAAGATAAAATCACACAAGTGCTCGATAATATCATTTCTAATGCGATGAAATACTCTCCAGAGGGTGGACATATCACGTTTACCGTTGATTTGGATGAGGAGAAGAGTCTTGTATTATTCAGCGTCAAAGATGAAGGAATCGGTATTCCGAAGAAGGATATGGATAAAATCTTTGAACGTTTTTATCGAGTGGATAAGGCGAGAACAAGAAAGCTTGGCGGAACCGGCCTTGGCCTTGCGATTGCAAAAGAAATGGTTCAGGCTCATGGCGGAGACATTTGGGCTGACAGCATTGAAGGAAAAGGAACCACAGTGACCTTTACCCTTCCGTACAATGAAGAACAAGAGGATGATTGGGATGAAGCGTGA
- the yycH gene encoding two-component system activity regulator YycH encodes MKRETFKTIILTILIAISLVFTWNIWMFQPVMQDQADAGTQVVETKKISSDEPRSLIDVVKPREMFIHSNGEHLKVDQKELFQNFWNDVSLWDVKEISDVSDQYSEQKFKNFFYGNGGQGKTLDLVFNDPIPIDIFQALFKWPNKSIEYNSFDRMIVPFSQQDKANKKVYLVSYSKETVLELTIESANYRNLMDSIAAAQNEMPRYDLYTFSANSKRDFLLPRKQEQLESKMFFIETIKTSKFKDALFTDPSLVGEESNLNRTVYTDGTSRLEANQKDHRIQYQHRNINSSTVFQTGDLIKRSVKYFNDTGSFTDDYQYFGINSNQQLSFNMFMDGLPIVNSTKHPFGMTSLEVQWANDDILNYKRPNYILGNKASQSEQVKLMNGTELKHLIVKQTKYDDLEKIEQIFPAYQAASTASDQDQAMFVWLEPVWCMKYNGKTVILSHDLLTEGSENHGVE; translated from the coding sequence ATGAAGCGTGAGACCTTTAAAACCATAATATTGACAATCCTAATTGCGATCAGTCTTGTGTTTACGTGGAATATTTGGATGTTCCAGCCCGTCATGCAGGACCAGGCAGATGCCGGCACTCAGGTCGTAGAAACAAAGAAGATATCAAGCGATGAGCCTAGAAGCCTCATTGATGTCGTGAAGCCGCGGGAGATGTTCATCCATTCAAATGGGGAGCATTTGAAAGTGGATCAAAAGGAACTCTTTCAAAACTTCTGGAATGATGTGAGCCTTTGGGATGTGAAAGAGATTTCGGATGTGTCAGATCAATATTCTGAGCAGAAATTTAAGAATTTCTTCTATGGAAACGGAGGACAGGGGAAGACATTGGATCTTGTGTTCAATGACCCGATTCCGATTGATATATTCCAAGCGCTGTTTAAATGGCCGAACAAGTCCATCGAATACAACTCGTTTGATCGGATGATTGTGCCGTTCTCCCAGCAGGATAAGGCCAATAAGAAAGTTTATTTGGTTTCATACAGCAAGGAAACGGTGCTTGAGCTGACAATAGAGTCTGCTAACTATCGAAATCTCATGGACAGTATCGCAGCCGCTCAAAACGAGATGCCGCGCTACGATCTCTATACGTTCTCTGCGAATTCGAAACGAGATTTCCTCCTTCCGAGAAAGCAAGAGCAGCTTGAATCGAAAATGTTCTTTATCGAAACGATTAAGACAAGCAAATTCAAGGACGCTCTGTTTACGGACCCGAGTCTTGTTGGTGAGGAGTCTAATTTAAACCGAACGGTGTACACAGATGGCACAAGCCGTCTTGAAGCCAATCAAAAAGACCACCGCATCCAATATCAGCACCGCAACATCAACAGCAGCACCGTTTTCCAAACGGGCGATTTGATTAAGCGAAGTGTGAAGTATTTCAATGATACGGGGAGCTTTACCGATGACTATCAATACTTTGGCATCAATAGCAACCAGCAGCTTTCCTTTAATATGTTTATGGATGGCCTGCCGATCGTCAACAGTACAAAGCACCCATTCGGGATGACCTCTCTTGAAGTACAGTGGGCGAATGACGACATCTTAAATTACAAGCGTCCAAACTATATTCTAGGCAACAAAGCGAGTCAAAGTGAACAGGTCAAGCTGATGAACGGGACAGAGTTGAAACACTTAATCGTCAAGCAGACGAAATATGATGACCTTGAGAAAATTGAACAAATTTTCCCGGCCTATCAAGCTGCTTCCACCGCATCAGATCAAGATCAAGCGATGTTTGTCTGGCTGGAGCCAGTATGGTGCATGAAATACAACGGTAAAACCGTGATTCTATCGCATGATTTGTTGACAGAGGGGAGCGAGAATCATGGAGTGGAATAA
- a CDS encoding two-component system regulatory protein YycI — MEWNKTKTIFILAFLVLDIFLGFQYFEKRSTDHFAIIEKTDTLEEMKADGIKYGNLSDEAKIGYRITAEKKQYTKKDVDELADQKAKSTFPKTDKDDPVTLLEMTFNKPVALPKKDMKTAAANLVNQRLLDGKNYKLWSIDEEAGKIVFFQTYKGKYIFQEGLDDSETIGKITLDLNDKNEVVSYQQSMVTSINEVRKETLVPALETVKDLYTQNMLSQNTTVKKVELGYYTQYPGASTQVMVPVWRVELEGVSTGSKKKTEEEYLINAIDGSTLDHIEKDDKSSME; from the coding sequence ATGGAGTGGAATAAGACCAAAACGATCTTTATCCTAGCCTTTCTCGTTCTCGATATCTTTCTAGGTTTTCAATACTTTGAAAAACGATCGACTGATCATTTTGCGATTATCGAAAAAACGGATACGCTGGAAGAAATGAAGGCAGACGGGATCAAATATGGCAATCTATCAGATGAAGCGAAGATTGGCTACCGCATTACAGCTGAAAAGAAGCAATATACGAAAAAGGATGTCGACGAATTAGCTGATCAAAAGGCGAAAAGCACATTCCCGAAAACAGACAAAGATGATCCTGTCACGCTGCTTGAAATGACCTTCAATAAACCAGTGGCCTTGCCGAAAAAAGATATGAAAACAGCGGCGGCAAACCTGGTGAACCAGCGTTTGCTAGATGGGAAGAATTATAAGCTGTGGAGTATTGATGAAGAGGCAGGGAAAATCGTCTTTTTCCAAACGTATAAAGGGAAATACATTTTCCAAGAGGGGCTTGATGACTCCGAAACCATCGGAAAAATCACCCTAGATCTAAATGATAAAAACGAGGTCGTATCGTATCAGCAGTCGATGGTGACATCGATTAATGAAGTGAGAAAAGAAACCCTTGTGCCAGCGCTTGAAACTGTGAAGGACTTATATACGCAAAACATGCTGAGCCAAAACACGACCGTGAAAAAGGTAGAGCTAGGCTACTATACGCAATATCCAGGTGCAAGCACGCAGGTTATGGTGCCTGTATGGCGAGTCGAGCTTGAGGGCGTATCAACTGGTTCAAAGAAAAAGACAGAAGAAGAATATTTGATCAATGCCATTGATGGCTCAACACTTGATCATATAGAGAAAGATGACAAATCTTCAATGGAGTGA
- a CDS encoding MBL fold metallo-hydrolase, producing MSLQFSVLASGSTGNAFYLETGEHAFLVDAGLSGKQMVELLSQIDRKPEDLDGIFVTHEHSDHIKGLGVMARKYKLPVYANAKTWKAMESHIGKIDTEQKFHFDMETVQSFGGLDVESFGVSHDAAEPMFYVFHYGGRKLALMTDTGYVSDRMKGIIQSANTFVFESNHDVGMLQMGRYPWSIKRRILSDVGHVSNEDAALAMTDVIGDATSRIYLAHLSQDNNMKDLARMAVQQTLEMKGFVVGDGFDLYDTDPKKATPLCAV from the coding sequence ATGAGCTTGCAGTTCAGTGTACTAGCGAGCGGAAGTACGGGGAACGCTTTTTATTTAGAAACAGGCGAGCATGCCTTTTTAGTGGATGCTGGTTTAAGCGGCAAACAAATGGTCGAATTGCTGAGTCAAATCGACCGCAAGCCTGAAGACTTGGACGGTATTTTTGTGACACATGAGCACTCAGATCATATTAAAGGACTTGGTGTCATGGCAAGAAAGTACAAGCTTCCTGTCTATGCAAATGCGAAAACATGGAAGGCGATGGAGTCTCATATCGGGAAGATTGATACAGAGCAAAAATTCCATTTTGATATGGAAACTGTCCAATCCTTTGGCGGTCTCGATGTTGAGTCCTTTGGCGTCTCACATGACGCGGCTGAGCCCATGTTTTACGTGTTCCATTATGGAGGGCGCAAACTTGCCCTAATGACGGATACAGGCTATGTGAGTGACCGTATGAAAGGCATCATACAGTCAGCCAATACATTTGTATTTGAGAGCAATCATGATGTCGGTATGCTGCAAATGGGTAGATACCCGTGGAGCATTAAGCGCAGAATTCTGAGCGATGTCGGACATGTTTCAAATGAAGATGCCGCTCTTGCGATGACAGATGTCATTGGAGATGCCACCTCACGCATTTACTTGGCTCATTTGAGTCAAGACAACAACATGAAGGATTTAGCCCGTATGGCGGTCCAGCAAACGCTCGAGATGAAAGGCTTTGTTGTCGGGGATGGCTTTGATTTATATGATACGGACCCGAAAAAAGCAACCCCGCTTTGCGCCGTATGA
- a CDS encoding S1C family serine protease, which translates to MVDYRDVEWKPRRSRKGYFLSGLIGVLVGAFLMGFFFPYVSGQSGSPFGWQQNGDGQAAQGPLKTVNVNVNDAVTKVVSNMSDTVVGVINIQKSSFWEEGGEAGSGSGVIYKKKGDTFYIVTNHHVIKGANQLEVSLQDGTRIGANLVGSDQLMDLAVLTVKSDKIKQTAAFGNSDHVKPGEPVIAIGNPLGLEFAGSVTQGVISGTERAIPVDSNGDGQADWNAEVLQTDAAINPGNSGGALINMDGKVIGINSMKIAESEVEGIGLSIPANLVIPVIEDLERYGEVKRPYLGVGMKSLADIASYHWDETLKLPSNVTSGVVVMSVEPLSPAGKAGLKELDVVTSFDGKSVQNIVDLRKYLYQKKVGDKVKVQFYRSGKKKSVEIKLSQTDRFGG; encoded by the coding sequence ATAGTGGATTATCGCGATGTAGAGTGGAAGCCGAGACGAAGCAGAAAAGGATATTTCCTGTCTGGTCTGATCGGTGTATTGGTAGGAGCTTTTTTAATGGGATTCTTTTTCCCCTATGTATCAGGACAAAGCGGCAGTCCCTTTGGGTGGCAGCAGAACGGAGATGGGCAAGCAGCACAGGGCCCTTTAAAGACCGTCAATGTGAATGTCAATGATGCGGTCACAAAAGTCGTATCGAATATGTCAGATACGGTTGTCGGCGTTATTAATATCCAAAAGTCGAGCTTTTGGGAAGAAGGCGGAGAGGCAGGCAGCGGGTCAGGTGTGATTTATAAGAAAAAGGGTGACACCTTTTATATTGTGACCAACCATCATGTCATCAAAGGTGCCAACCAGCTTGAAGTGAGTCTTCAGGATGGGACAAGGATTGGTGCCAATCTTGTCGGAAGCGATCAGCTCATGGATTTAGCGGTTCTCACCGTCAAAAGTGATAAGATCAAGCAAACCGCAGCCTTCGGTAATTCAGACCATGTGAAGCCCGGTGAGCCTGTAATCGCCATTGGAAATCCATTAGGGCTTGAATTCGCAGGCTCTGTCACACAAGGTGTCATTTCAGGAACGGAACGTGCGATTCCTGTGGACTCGAATGGAGACGGACAGGCGGATTGGAATGCGGAGGTACTGCAAACAGATGCCGCCATCAATCCAGGGAACAGCGGTGGTGCCCTGATCAATATGGACGGAAAAGTGATCGGTATTAACTCAATGAAGATTGCCGAATCAGAAGTAGAAGGTATCGGACTGTCTATCCCAGCGAATCTCGTCATCCCTGTCATAGAGGATTTAGAGCGCTACGGAGAGGTGAAACGTCCGTACCTAGGTGTTGGCATGAAATCATTAGCAGATATTGCGAGCTACCACTGGGATGAAACATTGAAGCTGCCATCTAACGTCACATCAGGCGTTGTCGTGATGAGTGTCGAGCCTTTGTCTCCGGCAGGAAAAGCGGGGCTAAAAGAGCTGGATGTCGTCACTTCCTTTGATGGCAAGAGTGTACAGAATATCGTAGACCTTCGTAAGTATTTATATCAAAAGAAAGTCGGCGACAAGGTAAAGGTACAGTTTTACCGAAGCGGAAAGAAAAAATCAGTAGAAATCAAACTTTCTCAAACCGACCGATTCGGCGGATGA
- a CDS encoding GNAT family N-acetyltransferase: MVTLQPMSQTDYDVLMEKSIQRYAEEKVRAGTWEEEESLANAEEQFDRLLPEGLQTEHHELWNLLNGEEAIGWVWLCYDPNHPQKEGFIYNFFLFETYRGKGFAKQAIAALEEEAKSLGVQKLSLHVFAHNQIARSLYEKTGFEETGIYMSKPL, translated from the coding sequence TTGGTTACACTGCAGCCAATGTCACAGACGGATTACGATGTATTGATGGAGAAGTCCATACAGCGGTACGCAGAAGAAAAGGTACGCGCAGGGACTTGGGAAGAGGAAGAATCACTTGCAAACGCCGAAGAACAATTTGATCGGCTCCTTCCTGAAGGTCTACAGACAGAGCATCATGAGCTATGGAATCTCTTGAATGGAGAAGAGGCGATTGGCTGGGTTTGGCTTTGTTATGACCCCAACCACCCACAGAAGGAAGGATTCATTTATAACTTTTTCTTATTCGAAACGTATCGAGGAAAAGGCTTTGCAAAGCAGGCCATTGCAGCATTAGAGGAAGAGGCAAAGTCATTAGGAGTGCAAAAACTTTCGCTTCATGTCTTTGCACATAATCAAATTGCGCGTTCACTGTATGAAAAGACAGGATTTGAAGAAACTGGAATCTATATGAGTAAACCTTTATGA
- a CDS encoding ABC transporter ATP-binding protein codes for MLHTKELTKKYRTKVAIDHITLDVNRGDIFGLIGPKGSGKTTFFNIITGICRPTSGTFTMMDMPSLKKVRQHIGVLPEYTDLYEGLTALEHLAYLSKITGTRQKTSDYEGLLEFVGLDHYHQEKVGSFTPGMKKRLGMAQAIAHRPEFVLLDEPFADIDADSILHIQQVIDTLKHEGKTVFLTADRPRFTNSICTKTAFISEGKLVSPHTHPQEKTITSSNIRATFKHAWIDDEVKPVLTQYLQTVGTDLVISDDETSLLIRSEAQVPAIIRAFVKCKVDIYRVTAEDAMSSS; via the coding sequence ATGCTACATACAAAAGAACTCACAAAAAAATATCGGACAAAAGTCGCGATAGATCACATTACTCTTGATGTCAATCGAGGCGATATCTTCGGACTCATTGGACCGAAGGGGTCTGGAAAGACGACGTTTTTCAATATCATTACGGGAATTTGCCGGCCAACCTCTGGAACGTTTACGATGATGGATATGCCTTCTTTAAAAAAGGTGAGGCAGCATATCGGTGTTCTGCCTGAATATACGGATTTATATGAAGGGCTGACGGCACTTGAACATCTTGCCTACTTATCAAAAATCACCGGTACGCGCCAGAAAACGAGTGATTATGAAGGGCTGCTCGAATTTGTCGGCTTAGATCACTATCATCAGGAAAAGGTCGGTTCCTTCACACCTGGTATGAAGAAACGACTCGGCATGGCGCAGGCTATCGCCCATCGACCTGAATTTGTTTTACTCGACGAGCCTTTTGCCGATATTGACGCAGATTCGATCTTGCACATTCAGCAGGTCATTGACACGTTAAAACATGAAGGGAAAACCGTCTTTTTAACGGCTGACCGCCCAAGGTTCACAAATAGTATTTGTACCAAAACGGCTTTTATTTCTGAAGGAAAATTAGTGTCCCCCCATACACATCCTCAAGAGAAAACCATCACATCCTCAAACATACGTGCAACCTTCAAGCATGCGTGGATTGATGATGAGGTGAAGCCTGTTCTCACGCAGTACTTACAAACTGTCGGAACAGATCTTGTGATCAGTGATGACGAGACCTCATTGTTAATTCGTTCAGAAGCTCAAGTTCCAGCGATCATTCGCGCTTTCGTGAAATGCAAAGTCGATATATACAGAGTCACGGCTGAAGATGCCATGAGCTCCTCATAA
- a CDS encoding ABC transporter permease subunit produces MWTICMNEFKQLFKSTKSILTIVIIFILSTFVSTLPFIAAHQDKWEQAKDPYSIGNELVMSLFGFFLIFLLSHDILSREIHLKTIRFLVSKTTRLNIIIGKYLGLMLFWLSCIMTTYVLNMMISHRFLFSDALKILTFISVGISCALFLSMLFPTPQKSMFVGMLFSFLFPIVSMISVLSSERLIHWFQYMTPYYYARLSEPLTYVLMNTALTIVLLIGTALLFQRRDV; encoded by the coding sequence GTGTGGACCATCTGTATGAATGAGTTTAAGCAGCTCTTCAAAAGCACAAAATCTATTTTAACAATTGTTATTATTTTCATTTTATCTACTTTTGTTTCAACTCTACCGTTTATTGCTGCTCATCAGGACAAATGGGAGCAGGCAAAGGATCCTTATTCCATTGGGAATGAACTGGTGATGTCTCTATTTGGTTTCTTCCTTATTTTCTTATTGTCTCATGATATTTTGAGCCGAGAAATCCATTTGAAAACCATTCGTTTTCTCGTTAGTAAAACCACCCGTTTGAACATTATTATCGGTAAATATCTTGGACTGATGCTATTTTGGCTCAGTTGTATTATGACAACATACGTACTGAATATGATGATTTCACATCGTTTTTTGTTCTCTGATGCATTAAAAATCTTAACCTTTATCAGTGTCGGTATCTCATGTGCTTTATTTTTGTCCATGCTCTTTCCAACCCCGCAGAAATCAATGTTTGTTGGGATGTTGTTTTCCTTTCTTTTCCCGATCGTCAGTATGATATCGGTTCTTTCTTCAGAACGATTGATTCATTGGTTCCAATATATGACGCCTTATTATTATGCGCGCTTGAGTGAACCGCTGACCTATGTACTCATGAATACAGCATTAACCATTGTATTACTTATTGGAACAGCACTCCTATTTCAAAGGAGGGATGTCTAA
- a CDS encoding SAM hydrolase/SAM-dependent halogenase family protein produces MSEHALVLQSDFGIDDGAVSAMYGVANTVSSSIRLFDLTHNIPQYDIWEASYRLLQTVTYWPEETVFVSVVDPGVGSERKSLVVKTTSSHYIITPDNGTLTHVAQDIGIVEARYLDETINRLPKSGKSHTFHGRDIYAYTGARIASGVISFEEVGPKANIDDIIHLPVVQAYAKEEVITGTIDILDVRFGNLWTNIHHTLFEQLSINYGDAIEVTIANGPKNVYKNIMTYGRSFADLKVGEPLVYVNSLDHLGVAINQGSFAKAYNIGTGTGWRLSIRKAPRIIYE; encoded by the coding sequence ATGAGTGAACATGCATTGGTTTTACAATCAGATTTCGGCATTGATGATGGAGCGGTCAGCGCTATGTACGGAGTGGCAAATACGGTCAGCAGCAGCATCCGCCTTTTTGATTTAACACACAATATTCCGCAATATGACATTTGGGAGGCATCTTACCGCTTGCTCCAAACCGTCACGTACTGGCCGGAAGAGACGGTATTCGTATCCGTCGTTGACCCAGGCGTTGGGTCAGAAAGAAAGAGTCTTGTCGTCAAAACCACAAGCTCGCACTACATCATTACCCCAGATAACGGGACACTCACGCACGTTGCACAGGATATTGGCATTGTAGAAGCCCGTTATTTAGATGAAACCATTAACCGGCTGCCAAAGTCGGGAAAATCACATACATTCCACGGGAGAGACATTTACGCGTATACAGGGGCGAGAATTGCTTCAGGAGTGATTTCTTTTGAAGAGGTTGGGCCAAAGGCGAATATTGATGATATTATTCACCTTCCAGTCGTACAGGCTTATGCGAAAGAAGAAGTGATCACAGGGACAATTGATATTTTAGACGTGCGGTTCGGAAACCTATGGACAAACATTCATCACACGCTATTTGAACAGCTTTCAATCAATTATGGGGATGCAATAGAAGTTACCATTGCCAACGGGCCAAAAAATGTGTATAAAAATATCATGACCTATGGACGATCTTTTGCCGATTTAAAGGTAGGCGAACCACTCGTATATGTCAATTCACTCGATCATTTAGGCGTGGCGATCAATCAAGGGTCATTTGCAAAGGCTTATAACATCGGTACAGGCACAGGCTGGCGCCTTTCGATTCGCAAAGCTCCGCGCATTATATACGAATAA